Within Anopheles nili chromosome 3, idAnoNiliSN_F5_01, whole genome shotgun sequence, the genomic segment GACGGAAGCGTACGACGCGTGGGGATGGACTGACGGGGGAGACTGTACGAAAGAAAGCAATGTTGGTCTATATCCAGTGGAATAATCCTGTAATTGATgaatccaaacacacacgcatagcTGTTTCGTGAACATTCATTGTGTTGTGGCGCTTCAttgtgtttttggttttttctttccattcgtAAATGCACGCAAATGCAATGTCAATAAATGGCGAGTTTGCGAATGTTTAGACTAAAACTGAAATGGTAGTGTAAAATACTTTAAAAAGCGAGTAACAGATAAGCAGGGCTAAGCGATCAGGCATCCTCATACGGAAGTGGCATTCAACCTTCCGGCGAAAGTTAGGGCTTTCGTTATGCGCAAATATAAGTTTACTTCCGTTCCCGTTCAGCACAACAACCGCTGTTGAATGGTTTTAGTTACGCATTAATCATAGAGGTGCGTGCCGAATCTGTTAACTGTAAAAATGCGAACATTCATGCACATTaaagaaaaagctcatttttttaGCACCGGGAAACCCCATCGCAGCGCTTTATGCGCATGCTTTCATTTGGATTGTAAATCTATCGATCGCGTGGCAAAGAGGGGACTGTTTCGAAACAGCCGGATTATTGGTGGCTAGTGGCACGCCGATTTTAAATGAGCCTCGATGGAAGAGGCTCTTGTAAAATGAGTTTTTAGCTAGCAAAATAACTACAACGATCGAATGTCggttgccgctgctgctggcatATAGTGTGGGTGGATGGCTTGGCGGTTGCGAATCTGCCAAATGATGGTTGTTATACATGGCAACATACATACCACCTTAAATAGAGAGATAGAGGCAGGCGATTATGCAAACCCGCTGTAACACAGGGGCTACAAATTTCGACTACCATCCGATACGATAATGGTTCAAAGTAGTGAAACTagcaaaatgaaaccgaatTACTACTAATTACCCAATCCTGAAACACACCACACtatggaaaatggtgaaaaacaaaGTGTGGCCGACAGAGATTGAGGGTGGTGTTCGGCTAGCTCGAACATAGAATACTGTTAGCAGATACATAGCATACTGTTAGCGTGAAACCTGCGCcaaatcataaaacaaaactcacaaaCAACAGAACaagtaaaacacaaaataacatACCAAGTGAAATAGAATCAAATAGCcccacaaaaccaaaccatgaagcataaataataatacacaTTATTATTAACTAATTGTGATCAtccaaaattcaaatgaagaaagtacctttttgtgtgtatatTGTGTACATAGGAGTCTTATAAGTAAATGgaggaaagcgagagaaggTATAAAATAATTAGTCGGCAGAGCAGGAGGATGGAAATGGGTAGAGTTGCAGCAGGACGCAGACgacaaaggacgaaaaacaacaaaacaaaagccgaTTGATTGATGAACTAATTATATAGATTACATGATAATTgcagaaaataaaagtaacaaataaaaatgcgacGCGAATCGAATGATGCAACAGTGATGATGACCGAACGTCGTTGGATGGAAATGATCAGTGCCAGTGCGGGATAAAAATGTTCATTGAATACGATAAAAGATGGGTGCAAAATAATCTGTTGCAGGCGACACTCTAATTCCGTCTTACTGTGGAAATCGACTGGCTGATGTAATTTTTGGACTGATGCCGCGATGTTAACACGCAGTTGTGATGTAATACTGCCCTGTGTGTTGCCTTTTGAGATTTTCCCTCACGCTACGTTGGCGCCTTTCCGCCCTGGAAAATGTACGTTTGAAAAGCGCTCTAAAATCGATATTACGCCTAGCACTTTTAGGGTATCCTGTTCCACTGTCTAATGTACTGGGCGGCCTGTCGAAGGACAATAGCACCCGGACGCCGCTATTTACCTGCTGGACGCGATTCTGACACGTTGTGCTGGGACCGGAACCGAAAACGGAACAACGAGCCAAGGAGCTTTCGAACACGTGGAAAATGTGGCACTGGTTTGGTTTGATATTTCTTTTATCACCCGCGTGGCTGCCAACGAACGTACGTTGCTGCACTCCAGTGCTGCTGCTAAGAAACGGGAAATAGTCAACCATTATTTTCCGCAGATCGAAGCAGCCACGTTCACGATCACATCGCAGGTGTACCTCGACGTGTCCATCGACGGTGAGAAAGCGGGACGTGTCCTGATTGGCATGTTCGGTGAGGAAGCTCCCAAAACGGTGGCCAACTTCCGGCGCCTGTGCATGGACGGTGTGGATGGGTTCAGCTACAAGGGCAGCCGGTTCCATCGAGTCATCCAGAAGTTTATGGTGCAAGGTGCGCGTGACATCGTAAggacgtgtgtgcgtgggttgctttgatgatGGAAAAGCGTGTGTACTTGCAGGAGGTGATGTGGTTTCCGGTGACGGTCACGGAGCGATCAGCATGTACGGGAAGTACTTTGATGATGAAAATCTTAACATCAACCACACCTGCTCGGGTTTCATAGCGATGGCGAATCGGGGTCCCAACACCAACGGATGCCAGTTTTACATCACGACCATGCCGGCTCCCTGGTTGGATGGTAAGCACACCATCTTCGGGAAGGTCCTGGATGGTCACGGTGTTGTCCACAAAGTCGAACAGGTCCGTACGGACACGGACGACTATCCGGTGAAGCCCGTCATCATTGATGATTGCGGTGATGTGCCGATCAGCGAGTCGTTTACTGTTTCCGATGATCCTTACGAGTGAGTAGCTCGGGCGGTGTTGAAATCATCATGCAGGACTTACATTCTGCTGCTTTCTCCTTTCATACTTTCGGACAGCTTGTGGGCTTGGATTAAGGCGGCGTACTTGCCCCTCGGGATGTCCTTTTCGATACTTGCCTTCTTTCAGTACATCATCCGCAAGTTGGACGGTTACACGAGTCGCGAAGCATTACTGAACGAGGAGATTGCAAAGAACGAGTGAAACTGTAGCGATCACACTGATGGCTTATCTTTTTTATTAGCGTGTAGTattagaaataaataaattttaaaaagaaaCCTTCTATAAACCAACGCAAGCGTGTGTAGTCCTTTCATATCCTGCTGAATGCGTAGAGGCAATCGAAgataaataattataaataaagAAAGTGCTACCTAAAGTACACCTGCTTGGCGGTGGTACTCCTGTCGATCAAATTGTAAAAATTGCTCCGTTTTTCCAACACTATTTCGAGAAAAAGCTTTGATTTCACAAAATTTTCCGTCCTTGTCCGTAATTAATCAGGGCTGGCTTTTAGATGCAAATGGGGggatttatacaaaaaaacgtGACTTAAGTCATCTTCttccaaaaatcaaacaaaccttAACAACTGCTCCAGGCCACCCCATTTATTCGCTACTTTTTTTGCACTGACTCATGAAATCTCGTTTTCATCAGCACCCGACCAACAAAAAGGTTCCGCCGCGTAAACTTTTTCGATGTCGGATTTTGCTACCAAAGCGGTAAATgataacaggagaacatgacTCAAGGAGGCTGCTCCAGCTGGTACGCGGTCGCAAATAACTTTGTTTGTCACTCAAGCGATATTTCGTATattccttctcgctttcacgcaTCTGCCCAATTTAATCGGTTGCTCTCTTAGCGTTATCATACCATATCGTCGATCGCTCCGGCGCGTGGTAATCCGCTTTCTATCTCTTTTGCAATTGTTTTCTATGTTCTAGGCGCACAACGTGGCGGCGGCAGCGATCTAAGTGGCCAAAAGTCGTGTAGATTTAATCGAAGTTACATTAGTTAAGCGCATTAATAATACATTTAGAACAGAATACAGAGTAGTAAGCtgtgtttgatgcatttttgagACGTAACTCAATGTTTatcaatgtttattttatgaaactgtttgaaataaaaacgatggATGCAAACGCTACCTTCTCTTCATGCATTGTCTCATAGGGCCACGAGATTCCCTTAGAAAAACCGCTCTACCGCAGATAGTCGTCGAACGCTTGAATATTCCACAAATCTTCCAAAATGCCTCCTCAAATCGGAGTGATTTTTGCTGGGTTTTGGCTACGCTAGTAACAGGAGATCATGCTGCATGGAGGCTGCACGCGTTCGATCTTGTTGAAGATGGGGTTGTCTCGCTCCCACATATAACAGATGATCCACTCCCACATATAACAGATTATCCCCTCCCATTCACTGATAAGCTGCTACTTCCAATCCATGTTCGAAAATGTTAATTGGTTGATAAGGCTGCTAAGCCAATGGTTGTGCTACGTCAACAGACAATGGCTAGCAGATCCAATACTAATGAATTTACTACCGCAGAACTGGTACCGATCAGGAAAGGTAGCCTCTTTTTGTCATGCGACCCTGTTACGAATCTCGGCAATTTTAGACCgtttgggcccttttttcgtgagcgctggaaatgttttttaaattcctTTTTATACTAAATTGCATACGAGATTGTATTCAAATACGGACTGATCTCGCAATGAAAACAGTCTCGTTATCGTTAAAAAAGGATTCTAAGAACACAGGAGCATTTTTACGAAAGTTTTTATAATACAGTCATTGCTGTGGCTCTACGGATTCCTTTGATTTCCAGTCTAGATTCATTCTTTTTGATCCTTTAGAAATTTCATCGATTAGGATTTTCTATGTATCGTTATTTTATAGGTAAACAAACATATCGTTTCGAATAATACTTACAAATTCAAACTTATATGTTTGagcaaattttgtttatttttgatagGAAAAACGGAAGTTATTCGGCAGTAAGCTTATTCATATTCCGAAGTGGAGGAAGCTTTTctttcacaaaaaaataaaaagaaccaTGTGAGTGAAATTCCAGCCAAGTATGCCATCATCCGTAATTTTGAGCAAATAATATTCTCGTTTAGGGTATATATGGAAGCCCACCTTCTATCCTATTGGAAGAGCTGAAACATAGGCATCGTTTGTAATTTTAAGAGAATGTTCGCGAAATGGAGTTGTTGAGGGTGTAGCCAGCAGACGTAAACACGCATGAACCAAAATAAAGATAATATTAAcagcaataaataaacttGGGTTTTCATTAAATCTTAGATCAGAACATttattttgtataaaaaatctTTTCTACGCCTCGTTCCGCCTCTCAACAGCATTCGCTCTTGTACAATATCTATCATACAAACTATGTACTCCTTATCAACTTCAGTGCTAATTCGACAAACGCCGAATCAAGTTAATGGTTCTGTACAATTAAATAAAAGCTAGTCTGAAGAGAACGCACAATGTAttattggaaagaaaatgtatgTATAAATTAATTGAAGTGCCTAATACGGAATACTCGAACGTCGGGATTCCCCGTGCGCGCGTCGatgcagtgtgtgtgtgtgtgaagggaGTTTACTTTTTCTTCCGATCCTGTGAACACTTTGGACAAAaccattttcctttcggttttATCGTCAAGCCAACACATGCAAAGTGGAACCACTCGATGGGGCACTGAAAGTAAAGCAGTAAAAGTTGAAAAAGACACTTCCGTGTCAGGGGTAAAATCTGGTGACTTACGTCTGGGTTATCGCAACCGATCATCTCCCCGTAGGACACCTGGTGGCATAAGCAGTAGGTGGGTTCGTTGGGATCCACTGGCATGTCCAACACGTCGCTGGGATGTGGAGTAGCATGCCCACCGTCCTGCGTAGCGTCGTCGTTTTCTGTGCCCTTCTGAAAGTGGAAGCAGtgcgtgaaaagaaaatttctcGGCAGCCCACGGTGCTTCAGAACAAtgtaacatttgttttatcGAACCACATGCATGCGAGTATGAGATGAATTTTGACAAACCCAGCAGCGAAGATCCGCTTCATTGGTAGTGTGGGCTGGGAgccaaacgaaagcaaaatataAAGCCCCGTAACTTTGGCCTTACAAAAAACGGCCACAAACTACAAACATCAAACGCTACTATGCGACGCTAGCTAGACTATTGAAATTATACAAGAAAAATTGTATACACCAAACTAAAAGAGTAAAACCATACAATCAGCGATTGAACCAACGATATGTGAGGCAGTACTATACAGAGTAAAATGTAAGTAATCCAAAGAAATCTatcaaaaaaaacagcagcaaaaaaagattaTCACACAACGTAATAATGTGTGATACTTGTTTGATGTAGAGATGAAAGAATGATTTTACCTTATTTTGCCCTTTGCGACCTTCTTTTTCTTGATTTACCTTCTGCTTCTTAGTATTTTTACCCTTGCCGTTGGAATTGGCAGCCCCACTGGTCGTTCCACTACTCGCCGCGCCTCCGTTACCGGTTGGTCTGGCTTCGTCTTCGGAGGAATgggttcgcttctttttcgctgCATTCTTCCCATCCTTTACCTTCTTTCGTCCTTCTGCAGAGTCATTGGGAAAAACCACAACTTCTATttaaaaccaaaccgaaacTCTCTCCACGAGTAGAGGGTGCACTTACTTTTGGTGACATTTTCTTCTGATTTTTCACGGGCGTTAACGGTTTTGTCCTGGATTTCTCCTTCGAATCTGGCCAGATCCGAATCCAACCGACGTATGTGTTTGTCCACCAGCTCGTACGTCTGTATCGCCAGTTGTACTTTGTCATCGCCGTACTCTTTCGCTTTGTTGAACAGGTCCTGAATGGCTtggagtttttccttcttcacctCGTCCGAAATGTTCTCCTTCGCGTTCATAATTGACTTCATGA encodes:
- the LOC128725957 gene encoding peptidyl-prolyl cis-trans isomerase, rhodopsin-specific isozyme, whose protein sequence is MWHWFGLIFLLSPAWLPTNIEAATFTITSQVYLDVSIDGEKAGRVLIGMFGEEAPKTVANFRRLCMDGVDGFSYKGSRFHRVIQKFMVQGGDVVSGDGHGAISMYGKYFDDENLNINHTCSGFIAMANRGPNTNGCQFYITTMPAPWLDGKHTIFGKVLDGHGVVHKVEQVRTDTDDYPVKPVIIDDCGDVPISESFTVSDDPYDLWAWIKAAYLPLGMSFSILAFFQYIIRKLDGYTSREALLNEEIAKNE
- the LOC128725177 gene encoding inhibitor of growth protein 5 isoform X1; protein product: MTSALYLEHYLDGLEHLPNELKRNFTLMRDLDSRAQVLMKSIDEKADELMKSIMNAKENISDEVKKEKLQAIQDLFNKAKEYGDDKVQLAIQTYELVDKHIRRLDSDLARFEGEIQDKTVNAREKSEENVTKKGRKKVKDGKNAAKKKRTHSSEDEARPTGNGGAASSGTTSGAANSNGKGKNTKKQKVNQEKEGRKGQNKKGTENDDATQDGGHATPHPSDVLDMPVDPNEPTYCLCHQVSYGEMIGCDNPDCPIEWFHFACVGLTIKPKGKWFCPKCSQDRKKK
- the LOC128725177 gene encoding inhibitor of growth protein 4 isoform X2 — encoded protein: MTSALYLEHYLDGLEHLPNELKRNFTLMRDLDSRAQVLMKSIDEKADELMKSIMNAKENISDEVKKEKLQAIQDLFNKAKEYGDDKVQLAIQTYELVDKHIRRLDSDLARFEGEIQDKTVNAREKSEENVTKKGRKKVKDGKNAAKKKRTHSSEDEARPTGNGGAASSGTTSGAANSNGKGKNTKKQKKGTENDDATQDGGHATPHPSDVLDMPVDPNEPTYCLCHQVSYGEMIGCDNPDCPIEWFHFACVGLTIKPKGKWFCPKCSQDRKKK